In Desulfomonilia bacterium, one genomic interval encodes:
- the hisB gene encoding imidazoleglycerol-phosphate dehydratase HisB produces MMRKATVKRSTKETDIAVTVNLDGGKCQIDIPAGFLTHMLDSFARHSGMGINVKAQGDIQVDMHHTVEDIGIVLGQAIKDALGDKKGINRYGFAKLPMDEALVEVSLDLSGRPYFMIHGDEDFFGQVGDMELDLVPEFFRALVFNAGITMHMSVISSGNAHHLAECCFKAFARAIRDAAAITGEDVPSTKEVL; encoded by the coding sequence ATGATGAGAAAGGCGACAGTAAAAAGAAGCACAAAAGAGACGGATATTGCAGTAACCGTGAACCTTGACGGAGGGAAATGCCAGATCGACATTCCGGCCGGGTTTCTCACTCACATGCTCGATTCCTTTGCCAGACATTCGGGCATGGGGATCAATGTAAAGGCGCAGGGGGATATCCAGGTGGATATGCACCATACGGTCGAGGACATCGGCATCGTGCTCGGGCAGGCTATAAAGGATGCGCTCGGAGACAAGAAAGGCATAAACAGGTACGGTTTTGCAAAACTCCCCATGGACGAGGCGCTGGTCGAGGTATCGCTCGACCTCTCGGGCAGGCCCTATTTCATGATACACGGCGATGAGGACTTTTTCGGGCAGGTGGGTGACATGGAGCTTGACCTTGTTCCGGAGTTTTTCAGGGCGCTCGTTTTCAATGCAGGCATCACCATGCATATGAGCGTGATCTCATCCGGCAACGCGCATCATCTGGCCGAGTGCTGTTTCAAGGCCTTTGCAAGGGCGATAAGGGATGCGGCGGCGATCACCGGGGAGGATGTGCCATCAACCAAGGAAGTCCTTTAA
- a CDS encoding nicotinamide-nucleotide amidohydrolase family protein, producing MKAALIITGSEIITGKRQDAIVQPFAVKLLAKGIPVSEIRILGDSPADLAGTVADIKADLVIVTGGLGETPDDTTRKAVGVIPDIISTGQIHNPAGSAKGIDLKFKDKRVVFFPGVPREAYAMIDLILEGMPDVTLPTVNIPVFGMREQEIAKQIGPLAERCGYLPKDMEITVVAPVELEKEIRDILGRHALEEADLTTTVGRLLESKGLKFAAAESCTGGLIGHLVTYVPGSSKYFLGSVTAYSNDIKTGILGVPENMINEYGAVSEQVAGEMLSGILKLTGADVGVATTGIAGPDGGTPEKPVGTVWIAAGSMNERVIRKFNFFFDRPGNKLISAKVALYMLRSYIYDTGLHSSAFV from the coding sequence ATGAAAGCGGCGCTGATAATCACGGGCTCGGAAATAATCACGGGCAAACGTCAGGACGCAATTGTCCAGCCGTTTGCAGTCAAGCTGCTGGCAAAAGGAATACCTGTTTCCGAGATCAGGATTCTGGGCGACAGCCCGGCGGACCTTGCCGGGACTGTTGCTGACATCAAAGCCGACCTGGTTATTGTTACGGGCGGTCTCGGCGAAACGCCCGACGACACGACCAGAAAGGCGGTTGGTGTAATCCCTGATATCATAAGCACAGGCCAGATCCATAATCCGGCGGGATCGGCAAAAGGTATCGACCTTAAATTCAAAGATAAGCGCGTGGTGTTTTTCCCCGGAGTTCCGCGCGAGGCATACGCCATGATCGATTTAATCCTTGAAGGAATGCCGGATGTGACACTGCCAACTGTAAACATACCGGTATTCGGCATGAGGGAGCAGGAAATAGCAAAACAGATCGGCCCACTGGCTGAACGCTGCGGCTATCTGCCGAAGGACATGGAGATAACTGTTGTGGCGCCGGTAGAGCTTGAAAAGGAAATCAGGGACATACTCGGAAGACATGCCCTGGAGGAGGCTGACCTGACTACGACCGTTGGCAGGCTGCTCGAATCGAAAGGGCTCAAATTCGCTGCGGCCGAATCCTGCACAGGCGGCCTTATCGGCCACCTTGTCACATATGTACCGGGAAGTTCGAAATATTTTCTCGGCTCGGTAACGGCTTACAGCAATGACATTAAAACAGGCATTCTCGGAGTGCCTGAAAACATGATCAACGAATACGGCGCAGTCAGCGAACAGGTTGCAGGCGAGATGCTGTCGGGCATTTTAAAGCTTACCGGAGCGGATGTAGGTGTAGCGACAACAGGCATTGCAGGTCCTGACGGCGGAACGCCGGAAAAACCGGTCGGAACAGTATGGATAGCGGCAGGCAGTATGAATGAAAGGGTTATAAGGAAATTCAATTTCTTCTTCGATCGTCCTGGAAATAAGCTCATAAGCGCCAAGGTGGCGCTCTATATGCTGAGGTCATATATTTATGATACGGGCCTTCATAGCTCTGCCTTTGTCTGA
- the asnS gene encoding asparagine--tRNA ligase gives MAECTIREFGSHTGEEVTIKGWVYNRRSSGKLSFLLMRDGTGICQVIAERETFGDFYEEIKKLPIESSVIVTGKPVKEERAAGGYDFVASGIQIVQKSEEFPITKKEHGPDFLLTNRHLWVRSPRQIAILRIRNVLVHHVREYFFKNNFTLIDTPIFTTTCGEDSTNLFSVEYFDMGKAYLSQTGQLYLEACIASFGKTYCFGPTFRAEKSKTRRHLTEFWMVEAEVAFNDHKMNMALQEDFVSYIVQNTIRDCEAELKSLGRDLEPLKKITPPFVHLMYDEAVEILSRNGSEITWGTDLGGGDETILTKMYDKPIFVECYPKAAKAFYMKQHPERPEIVLCADLLAPEGYGEIIGGSQREENIDVLLAAIKAQGLDPGRYAWYIDLRRYGSVPHSGFGLGIERTVTWICGLEHLRETIPFPRMMYRAYP, from the coding sequence ATGGCAGAATGCACTATCAGGGAATTCGGTTCGCACACAGGCGAAGAAGTCACCATAAAAGGCTGGGTCTACAACCGCCGTTCGAGCGGCAAACTTTCGTTCCTTCTCATGAGAGACGGTACGGGCATCTGTCAGGTGATAGCCGAAAGGGAAACATTCGGCGATTTCTACGAGGAAATAAAAAAACTCCCGATCGAATCGTCGGTAATCGTGACGGGCAAGCCTGTAAAGGAAGAACGCGCCGCAGGCGGGTATGATTTTGTCGCAAGCGGCATTCAGATAGTTCAAAAATCCGAGGAGTTCCCGATCACGAAAAAAGAGCATGGCCCCGACTTCCTGCTCACGAACCGCCACCTCTGGGTGCGATCGCCAAGGCAGATAGCAATATTAAGAATCAGGAACGTCCTTGTCCACCATGTCAGAGAATATTTCTTCAAGAACAACTTTACCCTGATCGACACGCCGATATTCACAACGACCTGCGGAGAGGATTCGACAAACCTTTTCTCGGTGGAATATTTCGACATGGGGAAAGCCTATCTCTCACAGACAGGACAGCTATATCTGGAAGCCTGCATCGCTTCATTCGGCAAAACCTACTGCTTCGGCCCGACATTCAGGGCGGAAAAATCTAAGACACGCCGCCACCTGACCGAATTCTGGATGGTCGAGGCAGAAGTGGCGTTCAACGACCACAAAATGAACATGGCGCTTCAGGAAGATTTTGTCTCATACATAGTCCAGAACACGATCCGCGACTGCGAAGCCGAACTGAAATCATTGGGACGCGACCTCGAACCACTTAAAAAGATCACTCCTCCATTCGTTCACCTCATGTATGATGAAGCGGTTGAAATCCTTTCCAGAAACGGCTCAGAAATAACATGGGGAACAGACCTGGGCGGAGGGGACGAGACCATACTCACGAAGATGTATGACAAGCCGATATTCGTGGAATGCTACCCAAAGGCGGCCAAGGCCTTTTACATGAAGCAGCACCCCGAGAGGCCCGAGATCGTACTCTGCGCTGACCTGCTCGCACCCGAAGGCTATGGCGAGATCATAGGCGGCTCCCAGCGCGAGGAGAACATCGACGTGCTGCTTGCTGCAATAAAGGCACAGGGTCTCGACCCCGGGAGATACGCCTGGTACATAGACCTGAGGCGTTATGGCAGCGTCCCGCACTCCGGCTTCGGCCTAGGCATAGAAAGGACGGTCACGTGGATATGCGGGCTTGAGCATCTGCGGGAAACTATACCTTTCCCGAGGATGATGTATAGAGCCTACCCCTAG
- a CDS encoding phosphatidylglycerophosphatase A has product MNKIQKHIVTFFGVGFAPKASGTIASLAAIPLYLLLRKLSLPLYLFSIGKIVAAGVWACTEAEKEYGEDPPEAVIDEVAGMLVGLVSRTRDPKEIALAFLIFRAFDIIKPGIVGILDRKVKGGLGIMADDVAAGVLTAACMKIIRRIRR; this is encoded by the coding sequence ATGAATAAAATCCAAAAGCATATAGTCACTTTTTTTGGGGTGGGGTTTGCCCCCAAGGCATCCGGGACAATCGCCTCTCTGGCTGCAATTCCCTTATATCTTCTGCTTAGAAAACTTTCATTGCCGCTGTATCTTTTTTCTATCGGCAAGATCGTGGCGGCAGGGGTCTGGGCCTGCACTGAGGCGGAGAAGGAATACGGAGAGGACCCGCCGGAAGCGGTTATTGACGAAGTAGCAGGCATGCTTGTCGGTCTTGTTTCAAGAACCAGAGACCCCAAAGAAATCGCACTTGCTTTCCTGATATTCCGCGCTTTTGATATCATCAAGCCGGGAATAGTAGGAATACTCGACAGGAAGGTCAAAGGCGGACTCGGGATAATGGCCGACGATGTTGCTGCGGGCGTTTTAACGGCAGCCTGCATGAAGATAATCCGCAGGATAAGAAGGTAG
- a CDS encoding type IV pilus twitching motility protein PilT yields the protein MKGGDPFLGINIDEILNTAVQMNASDIHLKVGLPPVTRKFGALIPLRDYPRMTNEMLSSIIDSILNPYQRAKFDTTNEIDLAYSLEEIARFRVNCFRQRDHLGMVFRIVPTNAPLIDELNLPEIIKKISMEQKGLILVTGTTGSGKSTTLAAMVNHINTNRNCHILTIEDPIEFLHKDRKSIINQREVGTDTNSFSMALRAALRQDPDVILVGEMRDKETIEIALTAAETGHLVMSTLHTLDAVESIMRIITVYPPHQHQQIRLQIAGVLKAIISQRLLPKKSSQGMVPAVEVLVSTSLIRECITEEHRTNEIPDAIAQGHINYGMQTFDQSLMTLVKNDLVHYHDAVRYSTNPNDFALRMKGVMGTSDGKWDAFEIGGMAQTEDEAPNQDGGHEKL from the coding sequence ATGAAAGGCGGCGATCCGTTCCTTGGCATAAATATTGATGAGATACTGAACACGGCAGTTCAGATGAATGCATCCGATATTCACCTCAAGGTGGGCCTGCCGCCTGTCACAAGAAAATTCGGCGCGCTTATCCCGCTGAGAGACTATCCCAGGATGACAAACGAGATGCTGTCATCCATTATCGATTCGATCCTGAATCCCTACCAGAGGGCAAAATTCGACACGACAAACGAGATCGATCTTGCATACAGCCTTGAGGAAATAGCAAGGTTCAGGGTGAACTGCTTCCGCCAGAGGGACCACCTCGGCATGGTGTTCAGGATAGTGCCAACCAACGCCCCCCTGATAGACGAACTCAACCTTCCGGAAATCATAAAGAAGATAAGCATGGAGCAGAAGGGGCTGATCCTGGTGACAGGCACCACGGGTTCGGGTAAATCGACGACGCTCGCGGCAATGGTGAACCATATCAACACGAACCGGAACTGCCATATCCTGACGATTGAGGACCCGATAGAGTTTCTGCACAAGGACAGGAAGTCCATAATTAACCAGAGGGAAGTGGGCACGGATACGAACTCGTTTTCGATGGCCCTGAGAGCGGCACTCAGGCAGGATCCCGATGTAATACTGGTCGGAGAAATGCGCGACAAGGAAACCATTGAAATCGCATTGACCGCGGCCGAAACGGGCCATCTTGTCATGTCCACACTGCATACGCTCGATGCGGTTGAAAGCATCATGCGCATAATAACTGTCTATCCGCCGCATCAGCATCAGCAGATAAGGCTTCAGATAGCGGGCGTTCTGAAGGCGATCATTTCACAGAGGCTCCTTCCCAAGAAAAGCAGCCAGGGAATGGTACCCGCAGTCGAGGTTCTAGTATCGACATCGCTCATAAGGGAGTGCATAACGGAAGAGCACAGGACCAACGAGATTCCGGATGCCATTGCCCAGGGCCATATTAACTACGGGATGCAGACGTTCGATCAGTCTCTTATGACTCTCGTCAAGAACGACCTGGTTCACTATCATGATGCGGTGAGATACTCGACAAACCCGAACGACTTTGCTCTCCGAATGAAAGGCGTCATGGGAACAAGCGACGGCAAGTGGGATGCCTTCGAAATAGGCGGTATGGCTCAGACGGAAGATGAGGCGCCCAATCAGGACGGGGGGCATGAAAAGCTTTGA
- the hisA gene encoding 1-(5-phosphoribosyl)-5-[(5-phosphoribosylamino)methylideneamino]imidazole-4-carboxamide isomerase — MIVIPAIDLHHGKVVRLKKGDFNAVTIYSESVAKIARSFEEAGASRIHVVDLDGSLEGKRINADSIKAVCDAVNVEVELGGGIRTLADADEAFRLGVSYVILGTVIIREPGEAKKILRAYPGKAGLGIDARDGKVATAGWTETSGRDALDVAQEYEDLNPAFIVYTDISRDGMLTGPNVEATENLASSVNTPVIASGGVSSIEDLIELNRIKGLFGAITGKAIYEGKLDLRQAIKDIK; from the coding sequence ATGATCGTCATACCTGCAATTGATCTGCACCACGGAAAGGTAGTCCGGCTAAAAAAGGGCGATTTCAATGCGGTCACCATATACAGCGAGTCGGTTGCAAAAATAGCAAGGTCTTTTGAAGAGGCCGGCGCCAGTCGCATTCATGTTGTCGACCTCGACGGCTCGCTTGAAGGAAAACGCATAAATGCCGATTCGATAAAGGCCGTATGCGATGCGGTGAATGTGGAAGTTGAGCTGGGCGGCGGGATAAGGACTCTGGCCGATGCCGATGAGGCGTTCAGGCTGGGAGTTTCATATGTCATTCTGGGGACGGTCATTATCAGGGAACCCGGGGAAGCGAAAAAAATACTGAGAGCATATCCCGGTAAAGCAGGCCTCGGAATAGACGCCAGGGACGGCAAGGTCGCCACGGCGGGCTGGACCGAGACTTCAGGAAGGGACGCCCTTGACGTAGCACAGGAATACGAGGATCTGAACCCCGCTTTTATTGTCTATACCGACATCAGCCGCGATGGCATGCTGACAGGCCCGAATGTCGAAGCGACGGAAAATCTCGCATCATCGGTTAACACGCCGGTTATAGCATCGGGCGGCGTATCGAGCATTGAAGACCTGATAGAACTCAACAGGATAAAAGGCCTTTTCGGCGCGATAACAGGCAAAGCCATATATGAGGGCAAACTCGATCTGAGACAGGCTATAAAGGATATAAAGTAA
- the recA gene encoding recombinase RecA — MEDGRKRALEDAISRIERSFGKGTIMRLGSDTVQAVPVISTGSILLDHRALVIGGIPRGRVTEIYGAESSGKTTLALQCIASAQAAGGTAAFIDAEHALDINYAKALGVNIDDMLVSQPDSGEQALDIAETLVRSNAVDIVVIDSVAALVPRAEIEGDMGDAHMGLQARLMSQALRKLSGAISKTNTTAIFINQTRQKIGVLYGNPETTTGGNALKFYASVRLQIKNVGPIKDGSQVVGNRTRVKVVKNKMAPPFKEVEFDIMFGEGISAHGEALDVGAELGIVEKSGAWFSFNKQRLGQGREMAKTFLKDNPAVYDDIREAIKAKLATAAPSPSTLSEE, encoded by the coding sequence ATGGAAGACGGAAGAAAACGGGCGCTTGAAGATGCGATCTCACGAATAGAACGTTCATTCGGCAAAGGTACGATAATGCGCCTCGGATCAGATACCGTACAGGCGGTACCGGTAATTTCAACAGGCTCCATACTGCTCGACCACAGGGCACTTGTCATAGGCGGGATTCCAAGGGGCCGCGTGACCGAAATATACGGCGCCGAATCATCGGGAAAGACAACACTTGCGCTTCAATGCATCGCTTCGGCCCAGGCGGCGGGGGGCACGGCGGCATTCATAGACGCCGAGCATGCGCTTGACATAAACTATGCAAAGGCTCTGGGCGTCAATATCGACGATATGCTCGTGTCGCAGCCTGATTCAGGCGAACAGGCCCTTGATATTGCCGAGACGCTGGTGCGCTCAAACGCGGTAGACATAGTCGTGATCGACTCGGTTGCAGCGCTTGTTCCACGGGCTGAAATCGAGGGCGACATGGGAGACGCGCATATGGGGCTTCAGGCAAGGCTGATGTCTCAGGCTCTCAGGAAACTCTCGGGTGCGATATCCAAAACCAACACAACAGCGATATTCATAAACCAGACAAGACAGAAGATAGGCGTCCTGTACGGCAACCCGGAAACTACGACGGGCGGCAATGCTCTCAAGTTCTATGCCTCGGTCAGGCTCCAGATAAAGAATGTAGGGCCGATAAAGGACGGCAGCCAGGTGGTTGGAAACCGGACAAGGGTAAAGGTGGTAAAGAACAAAATGGCGCCCCCCTTCAAGGAAGTCGAATTCGACATCATGTTCGGGGAAGGCATATCAGCTCACGGTGAGGCGCTGGATGTCGGGGCCGAACTTGGCATAGTGGAAAAAAGCGGCGCATGGTTCAGCTTCAATAAACAAAGGCTGGGACAGGGCCGGGAAATGGCTAAGACTTTCCTTAAAGACAATCCCGCAGTGTACGACGATATAAGGGAAGCAATCAAGGCAAAGCTGGCGACGGCTGCACCTTCACCATCAACATTAAGCGAGGAGTGA
- the thpR gene encoding RNA 2',3'-cyclic phosphodiesterase has protein sequence MIRAFIALPLSEAVKKELLKVSATLRKTMDARWVSPEAMHITMKFLGDIDEKNIEDMAKKLDELSEPCQPFEMSLGGLGAFPSPKKARVVWAGIEADISRLRNLAASIDNMALDYGITKEGRPFTAHVTLARLREPSMINLDVRIEKITFIINGMHFYKSDLTPQGARYTLLHSSPFTGRPGG, from the coding sequence ATGATACGGGCCTTCATAGCTCTGCCTTTGTCTGAAGCAGTTAAAAAAGAGCTTTTAAAAGTCTCCGCAACGCTAAGAAAAACCATGGATGCAAGGTGGGTGAGTCCTGAAGCCATGCATATCACAATGAAATTCCTTGGCGATATCGATGAGAAAAATATCGAGGACATGGCGAAAAAGCTCGATGAATTATCTGAACCGTGTCAGCCGTTTGAAATGAGCCTTGGCGGACTGGGGGCCTTCCCGTCACCGAAAAAGGCCCGCGTGGTATGGGCGGGAATCGAAGCCGACATTTCAAGATTACGAAATCTCGCTGCATCAATAGACAATATGGCGTTGGATTACGGCATTACAAAAGAGGGCAGGCCCTTCACTGCACACGTTACCCTTGCTAGACTAAGGGAACCTTCTATGATAAACCTTGACGTAAGGATAGAGAAGATTACTTTCATAATAAATGGAATGCATTTTTATAAGAGTGATCTGACGCCGCAGGGGGCAAGATATACCCTGCTTCATTCAAGCCCTTTCACGGGCAGACCGGGAGGATGA
- the alaS gene encoding alanine--tRNA ligase translates to MKGSEVRDKFLKYFEEKGHTIIKSSSLVPPGDDPSLLFTNAGMNQFKPVFLGSETRPYNRAASAQKCVRAGGKHNDLENVGYTARHHTFFEMLGNFSFGDYFKEGAIVYAWDLLINVYELDASRLIVSVHNTDDEAYGIWRDKIGVPEERIVRLGDKDNFWSMGDLGPCGPCSEILYDQGPTVGCGRPECNVECGCDRFLEIWNLVFMQYNRDADGVMTPLPKPSIDTGMGLERITAILQGVPSNYMTDLFMPIIGFASTLAGREYGSDQEMDTSIRVIADHARACAFLICDGILPSNEGRGYVLRRIIRRASRHGRFLGIEGAFLHKVAMKVVEEFGKTYPDLAQRRDFIDKVITNEEERFLVTLDKGLALLSDTMTGLKPGDFIDGSTVFKLYDTFGFPVDLTEDIARRKGFGIDRDGFEVQMEMQREKARAGSSFADAGAGKNIFGAMEKTLFSGYEALIEDSTVTLILSPEDMEPLETLSAGQTGFLITGKTPFYGESGGQVGDTGIIENEGFEAAVIDTLKKDNVFLHKVKVIKGSVNSGAGIRLVVDSARRKAIARHHSATHLLQKAIRDVLGTHAHQSGSYVSEERLRFDFTHFAALENDEIKRIEDIVNGFVMADLPVCTNLMAREDAMSKGAMALFTEKYADEVRVVSMGEDVSVELCGGTHVKTTGEIGLVKIVSESSVSAGLRRIEAFAGFAALGHLRELDSLVKNSADALKCAPADIPDRIALLQSRLREQDTKIKELNVKIATGTGAGDEEELSIGAFRAVIKRISAGDISQLREVGDRIKERVKSGVVFLAASTGDKSTFMIMLTNDLSGKLDAGAIMKTILAEVGGRGGGKALFAQGGADADKIDKAIDVFKTALKGA, encoded by the coding sequence ATGAAAGGTTCAGAAGTAAGGGATAAGTTTTTAAAATATTTCGAGGAAAAAGGTCATACGATTATCAAGAGTTCATCACTGGTGCCGCCGGGAGACGACCCGAGCCTTTTGTTCACCAATGCAGGCATGAACCAGTTCAAACCTGTTTTTCTGGGCAGTGAAACCAGGCCTTACAATAGGGCCGCTTCCGCACAGAAATGCGTGAGGGCGGGCGGCAAGCACAATGATCTGGAAAACGTCGGCTATACGGCCAGGCATCATACATTCTTCGAAATGCTGGGCAATTTTTCCTTCGGAGATTATTTCAAGGAAGGCGCAATCGTTTACGCCTGGGATCTCCTGATAAACGTCTATGAACTCGATGCCTCAAGGCTTATCGTGAGTGTTCACAACACTGACGACGAGGCATATGGAATCTGGCGCGACAAGATAGGAGTACCCGAAGAAAGAATAGTCAGACTGGGTGATAAGGATAATTTCTGGTCCATGGGTGATCTCGGGCCGTGCGGGCCATGCTCAGAGATACTGTACGATCAGGGTCCGACGGTAGGATGCGGCAGGCCGGAATGCAATGTTGAATGCGGCTGCGACAGATTCCTCGAGATATGGAACCTGGTTTTCATGCAGTATAACAGGGATGCGGACGGCGTGATGACGCCTCTTCCAAAACCCAGCATAGATACGGGTATGGGGCTTGAGAGGATAACGGCTATACTTCAGGGAGTACCCAGCAACTATATGACTGACCTCTTCATGCCCATCATCGGTTTCGCCTCAACTCTAGCCGGAAGGGAATACGGGTCAGATCAGGAAATGGATACATCCATAAGGGTCATTGCAGATCATGCAAGGGCCTGCGCATTTCTTATATGTGACGGAATACTGCCATCCAATGAAGGCCGCGGATATGTATTAAGGCGCATAATCAGACGCGCATCGCGCCACGGCAGATTCCTGGGCATAGAAGGCGCATTTCTGCATAAGGTTGCCATGAAAGTGGTTGAAGAATTCGGAAAAACATACCCCGACCTTGCTCAGCGAAGGGATTTTATCGACAAGGTCATTACCAATGAAGAGGAACGCTTCCTTGTTACACTGGATAAGGGGCTCGCGCTTCTGTCTGATACGATGACCGGTCTTAAGCCGGGGGATTTTATCGACGGCTCAACGGTTTTCAAACTCTATGATACCTTCGGTTTTCCCGTCGATCTCACAGAGGACATTGCAAGGAGAAAAGGCTTCGGTATAGATAGGGACGGATTTGAAGTACAGATGGAAATGCAACGCGAAAAGGCCCGCGCAGGAAGTTCGTTTGCGGATGCGGGTGCAGGGAAAAACATATTCGGCGCAATGGAAAAGACCCTGTTTTCGGGTTATGAAGCCCTGATTGAAGATTCGACTGTGACATTGATCCTGTCACCCGAGGACATGGAACCCCTTGAGACGTTGTCGGCCGGTCAGACGGGCTTTTTGATAACCGGGAAAACCCCGTTCTACGGAGAATCAGGCGGCCAGGTGGGCGATACGGGCATTATAGAGAACGAGGGCTTTGAGGCCGCAGTCATCGATACGCTCAAGAAGGACAACGTATTTCTTCACAAGGTTAAGGTTATTAAAGGCTCCGTTAACAGCGGTGCCGGTATAAGGCTTGTTGTCGATTCTGCAAGAAGAAAGGCTATTGCACGACATCACAGCGCGACTCACCTGCTGCAGAAGGCGATCCGGGACGTTCTCGGGACGCACGCGCATCAGAGCGGGTCATATGTAAGCGAAGAAAGGCTAAGGTTCGACTTCACGCATTTCGCCGCCCTTGAGAATGACGAGATCAAAAGGATCGAGGATATAGTGAACGGGTTTGTAATGGCCGACCTTCCGGTATGCACGAATCTCATGGCCAGGGAAGACGCCATGTCAAAAGGCGCCATGGCGCTGTTCACTGAAAAGTATGCGGATGAAGTGCGAGTGGTTTCAATGGGAGAGGATGTTTCCGTGGAACTCTGCGGCGGCACGCATGTCAAAACTACCGGTGAGATCGGCCTTGTGAAGATAGTGTCGGAATCGAGCGTGTCGGCTGGGCTCAGGAGGATAGAGGCCTTTGCCGGATTTGCAGCGCTCGGACATCTGAGGGAGCTGGACAGCCTGGTGAAAAATTCTGCGGATGCGCTCAAGTGCGCCCCTGCGGATATTCCGGACAGGATAGCTCTCCTGCAGTCGCGTCTCAGGGAGCAGGATACGAAGATTAAAGAGCTTAACGTGAAAATCGCAACCGGCACAGGTGCGGGCGACGAAGAAGAGTTGAGCATTGGTGCCTTTAGGGCGGTTATAAAGAGGATTTCTGCCGGGGATATCTCGCAGTTGAGAGAAGTGGGAGACAGGATAAAGGAGCGTGTTAAATCCGGTGTCGTATTCCTCGCTGCGTCCACAGGGGATAAGTCAACATTCATGATTATGCTCACGAATGACCTTTCGGGAAAGCTCGATGCAGGTGCAATAATGAAGACAATTCTGGCCGAGGTCGGAGGCCGCGGAGGTGGAAAGGCACTCTTTGCCCAGGGCGGCGCCGATGCCGATAAGATAGATAAGGCGATCGATGTCTTTAAAACAGCCTTAAAGGGGGCATGA
- a CDS encoding RecX family transcriptional regulator encodes MNELGYIDDAAYSNRRAQLLAERLYGNYYIRYQLVREGIPEDMAERAIAAIPDMLSEEKRIKCYKEKMKDRRKDLVKVLASRGFSFDSIYKTTGFYGVET; translated from the coding sequence ATAAATGAGCTTGGATACATCGACGATGCGGCATATTCAAACCGTCGCGCACAGCTCCTTGCCGAAAGGCTTTACGGAAATTACTACATAAGGTATCAGCTTGTTCGTGAAGGTATACCCGAAGATATGGCCGAGAGGGCCATTGCGGCAATTCCGGATATGCTTTCCGAGGAAAAAAGAATTAAATGTTATAAAGAGAAGATGAAAGACCGCCGGAAAGACCTTGTCAAGGTGCTTGCCAGCCGCGGATTCTCCTTTGACAGCATTTATAAAACAACGGGATTTTACGGAGTAGAAACATGA